The Bacteroidia bacterium genome has a segment encoding these proteins:
- a CDS encoding FkbM family methyltransferase produces the protein MTTAKLSGNTEVYCLRKPEAFVLDSHVEGYMINGIHVKEGDTVFDVGANIGVFGVRMLQKGPTVKVFAFEPIPDIYQVLKANSQKFGSARFVALNCGLSDANGEAEFTYFPHAPALSTSNPGMWDEDPDMFKNAVEGSLKNAPKEMWYAKLVPSFMSGFMAKMLRSGGQKFKCQLRTISSVIDEYDVKKIDLLKIDCEGAELSVLLGLQDKHWEMVSQLVVEVHDTEGRLDRIQGMCIKHGLTKIVAQKEQGFESTKLINLYATR, from the coding sequence TTGACAACCGCCAAATTATCAGGGAATACTGAAGTTTATTGTCTTCGTAAGCCGGAAGCATTCGTTTTGGATAGTCATGTAGAAGGTTACATGATTAATGGAATTCATGTTAAAGAAGGCGATACCGTTTTTGATGTTGGAGCAAATATTGGCGTTTTTGGAGTAAGAATGCTTCAGAAAGGTCCGACAGTTAAGGTTTTTGCCTTTGAGCCTATTCCGGATATTTATCAAGTATTAAAAGCCAATAGCCAGAAATTTGGTAGTGCTAGATTTGTGGCCTTGAATTGTGGTTTAAGCGATGCAAATGGTGAAGCTGAGTTTACCTATTTCCCCCATGCTCCTGCCTTATCAACCAGTAATCCGGGAATGTGGGATGAAGATCCGGATATGTTCAAGAATGCAGTGGAAGGAAGCTTGAAAAATGCACCCAAAGAAATGTGGTATGCTAAATTGGTTCCTTCTTTTATGTCTGGATTTATGGCGAAAATGCTTCGTTCCGGAGGACAAAAGTTTAAATGTCAACTTCGCACCATTTCATCCGTGATTGATGAATATGATGTAAAAAAAATAGATTTGCTAAAAATCGATTGTGAAGGAGCCGAATTGAGCGTATTACTTGGTTTACAGGATAAACATTGGGAAATGGTTAGTCAGTTAGTTGTGGAAGTCCATGATACCGAAGGTCGTTTGGACCGAATCCAGGGGATGTGCATCAAACATGGCTTAACAAAAATTGTTGCTCAGAAGGAACAAGGATTTGAATCTACCAAGCTTATCAATTTATACGCTACCCGATAA